DNA from Paraburkholderia sp. BL10I2N1:
TTCTCCAGCATTTCGCGACGCCCGAGGCGCTGGCCGAGGCCACGCTGACTCAGTTGCGCGACGAGGCCAACCGGAGCACGCTCACGGAAATTTTCACGGAAATGCATCACGTGCTGAAGCAGAATACGGCCCAGCGCGCCGCGGAAGTGGTGGCGAGCGTCATCGACACCCGCAGGGGGCGCCGGTGACGGCCGCCCGCGCTCCGCGCCGCAAGGCTGCTGCTTCGGGCGCGGCCGCGATCCAGGCGGGTCTGAATTTCGATTCGCCGGTGGAGATCGTCTGTGGTGTCGATGAGGCTGGGCGCGGGCCGCTGGCCGGGCCCGTTGTGGCTGCTGCTGTGATCTTCGATCGCGACCGGCCAATGATTCGCGGCCTGGACGATTCAAAGGCGCTTACCGCAAAAAAGCGTGACGAACTGTACGACAAGATCGTCGACCGGGCGCTGGCCTACTGCATCGCATCGGCTTCGGTTGAGGAAATCGATACGCTCAACATCCTGCACGCGACGATGCTGGCGATGAAGCGCGCGGTCGAGGGGCTCGTCGTCACTCCGACGCTCGTGAAAATCGACGGCAATCGCTGCCCGGTGCTGAGTATCCGGAGCGAGGCAATCATTGGTGGCGATGCGCTGGTGAAAAGCATATCGGCGGCGTCGATCCTCGCGAAAGTCACCCGCGACCGCATGCTGCTCGAATTGCATCAGGCTTTTCCGATGTATGGCTTCGATGCGCATTCGGGCTACGGCACGCCGCAACATCTCGCTGCACTGCTCGCGCATGGGCCGTGCGAGCATCATCGGCGCTCGTTTGCGCCGGTGCGGGAGGCGCATGCACGCATGAGCCTGCAGGTCAAAGTGCCGGGAAATGTGCCGGTCGTGCTGCCGGCCTTGCGCAACGATGCATTCGACGACGCCTTTGACGACAGCGCGCCTGCCTTTTGACGCCCGGTCAACGGCGTTCCGGTTTCCGTTCTTCTCCTAACGTCTTCACTGCCTGTGAAAGCCATCACGTCGCGGGACAATCCGCTCTACAAACGCCTGAGGGCTCTGGCCGGTTCGACGCATCAGCAGCGCCGCAGCGGCCACGCGCTGCTTGAAGGCTTCCACCTGGCAAGCGCATATCTCGATGCCGCTGGCCAGCCGGAAACCTGCATCGTGACCGAGGGCGCGTTGCGTCATGAAGAAGCGCAGGCAATCGTCTCGCGCATTGACGAGCATCGTGTCGTCACGCTGCCGGACGCGCTCTTCGGGCAACTGTCGAATGTGGTCCACGGTGTGGGCATTCTGCTGCTTGTCGAAAAGATCGACGCGCCGCTGCCAGAGCAGGTGAATGAAACGTGCGTCGTGCTCGACGGTGTGCAGGATGCGGGCAATGTCGGCTCGATCCTTCGCAGTGCCGCGGCCGCAGGCATTGGGCACGTGTTCTGCGTGCCGGGGACGGCGTACGCGTGGTCGGCGAAGGTCCTGCGCTCGGCGATGGGCGCGCATTTTCTGCTGCGGATTCACGAGGATGTCGAGGCGCAACCGCTGATCGCGCGGCTTGCCGTGCCGGTCGCGATCACCGATTCGCACGGCGCGCAGGCCATCTACGATTGCGATCTGTCCGGGCCGCTCGCCTGGGTGTTCGGCAATGAAGGGGCGGGCGTGTCGAACGCATGGCGCTCCGCAGTCACGCACCGCGTGACGATTCCGCAGCCGGGCGGCATGGAATCGCTGAATGTCGCGGCGGCCGCCGCTGTGTGTCTCTTCGAACAGTGCCGTCAGCAGCGCGGAGCGTGACCTTCGGTCAGCGCGCCACGCGTCTGTCCATCAATACGACGCACGGTCCAGCTTGATTTCCTGCAGGATCGTCGTCGCAATCTCTTCGATCGACTTGTGCGTCGACGACAGCCACTTGATACCTTCCCGCCGCATCATCGTTTCCGCCTCGTTGATCTCGTAGCGGCAGTTTTCCAGCGCTGCGTACTTGCTGCCGGGCCGCCGCTCATTGCGGATCTCCGACAGACGTTGCGGATCGATCGATAAGCCGAACATTTTCTGACGATGCCCGAGCAGCGGCGTCGGCAGCTTCGCGCGCTCGAAGTCTTCCGGAATCAGCGGATAGTTCGCTGCTTTCACGCCGTACTGCATCGCGAGATAGAGGCTTGTCGGCGTCTTGCCGCTGCGTGACACGCCGACCAGAATCACATCCGCGTCGGCGAGATTGCGGTTCGACTGGCCGTCGTCGTGGGCGAGTGAAAAGTTGATCGCCTCGATGCGGTTCTTGTATTCCTCGGTGTCCGCGTTCTGGTGTCCGCGGCCCATCGCGTGGCTCGACTTCAACTCCAGTTCCAGTTCGAGCGGCTCGACGAAGGTCTGGAACATGTCGAGCACGAGCGCGTTCGAGTCCTTGACGATCTGGTTTGACGAACTGTCGACGAGCGTCGTGAACACGATCGGACGACGGCCTTCATGCAGGCCGGCTTCGTTGATCTTTTCGAGCGTGGCATAGGCCTTTTCCGTCGAGTCGACGAAAGGCACTCGGACCAGGCGGAATTTCTGGTCGAACTGGGAGAGGATCGAATGCGCGAAAGTTTCGGCAGTGATCCCGGTACCGTCGGAGACGATGAATACGGTTGGCGGCATCGTAGGGCAGGGAACATGAGCGCGGCCAGGCACTCGAAGAAAACATCGCCGCAGAAACCGCTGCGCGGCGATTGACCGCTCGCAGCGGCGTCGCAACAGCGCGCTGTGGACGCCAGAAAACACGTTCCCGGAGCGGACTCGGAGCCCCGCCAGGTCTCGACTGAGTTCTCGCTGAGGCTAGCCTGGCGGCCCGGGGCGCGTTTCGAGGCGCAATTCTCGGCCGACTGCCACATTTCGGGAATCGGCACGGTAGAATAGCGGCAACCTGTTGGATAAGCAATTGCGGGCAATCCGCGCCGAACACCTAGCTATCGGACGTTCATCGTCACGCTTTTTGTTCGTATCGCTTGCGGAATCGCTTCAAGTTCGCGGAATTTTCTGTTTCGTCGCGCTTCGTGCGCACGTTTGAGGCCGCAACCCGCCGCCCGCAGATGGATGGAAACGCGATTGCTTCTCCAACAGGTTGTGCAAGACGCGTCACCGCTTCTTACAGGCGGCCGCGTCCGAGCCCACTTGCACAGCCGTGAATTTTTTTCACACTTAGGGGCTTGTATGACTAACGCAGTCAACGTCACAAAGGATCAGGCGTATGTAGTTCCGTTCGAGCAGTTGCGGATGACCGATGTGGAGATCGTGGGCGGCAAGAACGCCTCCTTGGGCGAGATGATCAGTCAACTCGCCGAAGCAGGCGTGCGCGTGCCGACCGGTTTCGCCACGACGGCGCTCGCATTCCGCGATTTCCTGCAGCACAACAATCTCACCGAACGCATTGCGAAACGTCTCGAGACGCTCGACGTCGACGACGTGAAGTCGCTTGCCGAAGCGGGCAAGGAGATCCGTCAGTGGATCGTCGACGCGCCGCTGCAATCGCGTCTCGAACAGGAAATCCGCGCAGGCTTCGACACGCTCCAGAACAGCTCGCCTGAAGAAATCTCGTTTGCTGTCCGCTCGTCGGCCACGGCAGAAGATCTGCCTGATGCTTCGTTTGCCGGCCAGCAGGAAAGCTATCTGAACGTGGTCGGTGTCGAGGATGTGCTCGATCGCATGAAGCACGTCTTCGCGTCGCTATATAACGATCGCGCTATTTCCTATCGCGTCCACAAGGGTTTCACGCACGCTGAAGTCGCGCTCTCGGCGGGTGTGCAGCGCATGGTGCGCTCGGACGTCGGCGCGGCTGGCGTGATGTTCACGCTCGACACCGAATCGGGTTTCAAGGACGCCGTGTTCATCACGTCGAGCTATGGCCTCGGTGAGACCGTCGTGCAGGGTGCCGTCAACCCGGACGAGTTCTACGTCTTCAAGACCACCCTCGCACAGGGCAAGTACCCGATCATCCGCCGTTCGATCGGCTCGAAGCTCATCAAGATGGAATTCACGAAGACGGGCGAAGCGGGCCGCGTGAAGACGGTCGACGTGACGCACGAGCAGCGCAACCGTTTCTCGATCACCGACGAAGACGTCATCGAACTCGCGAAGTATGCGGTCATCATCGAAAAGCACTACCAGCGCCCGATGGACATCGAGTGGGGCAAGGACGGTCGCGACGGCAAGATCTTCATCCTGCAGGCGCGTCCGGAAACGGTGAAGAGCCAGGCCGCGGGCAAGGTCGAGCAGCGCTTCAAGCTGAAGGGCCAGTCCCAGGTGATCTCGACGGGCCGCGCGATCGGTCAGAAGATCGGCGCGGGTCCGGTTCGCGTGATTCACGATCCGTCGGAAATGGAGCGTGTACAGCCGGGCGACGTGCTGGTCGCCGACATGACCGACCCGAACTGGGAACCGGTGATGAAGCGCGCATCGGCGATCGTCACGAACCGTGGCGGCCGTACCTGCCACGCGGCGATCATCGCGCGTGAACTGGGTGTGCCGGCGGTCGTGGGTTGCGGCGATGCGACCGATGTGCTGAAGGACGGTGCACTCGTCAC
Protein-coding regions in this window:
- a CDS encoding pyruvate, water dikinase regulatory protein; the encoded protein is MPPTVFIVSDGTGITAETFAHSILSQFDQKFRLVRVPFVDSTEKAYATLEKINEAGLHEGRRPIVFTTLVDSSSNQIVKDSNALVLDMFQTFVEPLELELELKSSHAMGRGHQNADTEEYKNRIEAINFSLAHDDGQSNRNLADADVILVGVSRSGKTPTSLYLAMQYGVKAANYPLIPEDFERAKLPTPLLGHRQKMFGLSIDPQRLSEIRNERRPGSKYAALENCRYEINEAETMMRREGIKWLSSTHKSIEEIATTILQEIKLDRASY
- a CDS encoding RNA methyltransferase, encoding MKAITSRDNPLYKRLRALAGSTHQQRRSGHALLEGFHLASAYLDAAGQPETCIVTEGALRHEEAQAIVSRIDEHRVVTLPDALFGQLSNVVHGVGILLLVEKIDAPLPEQVNETCVVLDGVQDAGNVGSILRSAAAAGIGHVFCVPGTAYAWSAKVLRSAMGAHFLLRIHEDVEAQPLIARLAVPVAITDSHGAQAIYDCDLSGPLAWVFGNEGAGVSNAWRSAVTHRVTIPQPGGMESLNVAAAAAVCLFEQCRQQRGA
- the ppsA gene encoding phosphoenolpyruvate synthase, with the translated sequence MTNAVNVTKDQAYVVPFEQLRMTDVEIVGGKNASLGEMISQLAEAGVRVPTGFATTALAFRDFLQHNNLTERIAKRLETLDVDDVKSLAEAGKEIRQWIVDAPLQSRLEQEIRAGFDTLQNSSPEEISFAVRSSATAEDLPDASFAGQQESYLNVVGVEDVLDRMKHVFASLYNDRAISYRVHKGFTHAEVALSAGVQRMVRSDVGAAGVMFTLDTESGFKDAVFITSSYGLGETVVQGAVNPDEFYVFKTTLAQGKYPIIRRSIGSKLIKMEFTKTGEAGRVKTVDVTHEQRNRFSITDEDVIELAKYAVIIEKHYQRPMDIEWGKDGRDGKIFILQARPETVKSQAAGKVEQRFKLKGQSQVISTGRAIGQKIGAGPVRVIHDPSEMERVQPGDVLVADMTDPNWEPVMKRASAIVTNRGGRTCHAAIIARELGVPAVVGCGDATDVLKDGALVTVSCAEGDEGKIYDGLLETEVTEIQRGELPQIPVKIMMNVGNPQLAFDFSQLPNAGVGLARLEFIINNNIGVHPKAILEYPNIDQDLKKAVESVARGHASPRAFYVDKLTEGIATIAAAFYPKPVIVRLSDFKSNEYKKLIGGSRYEPDEENPMLGFRGASRYIADDFAQAFEMECLALKKVREEMGLDNVEIMVPFVRTLKQAERVVGLLAKYGLKRGEKGLRLIMMCEVPSNAILAEEFLQFFDGFSIGSNDLTQLTLGLDRDSGMELLAVDFDERDPAVKFMLKRAIETCLRLNKYVGICGQGPSDHPDFAQWLTDEGIASISLNPDTVIETWQALAKSSTK
- the rnhB gene encoding ribonuclease HII; this translates as MTAARAPRRKAAASGAAAIQAGLNFDSPVEIVCGVDEAGRGPLAGPVVAAAVIFDRDRPMIRGLDDSKALTAKKRDELYDKIVDRALAYCIASASVEEIDTLNILHATMLAMKRAVEGLVVTPTLVKIDGNRCPVLSIRSEAIIGGDALVKSISAASILAKVTRDRMLLELHQAFPMYGFDAHSGYGTPQHLAALLAHGPCEHHRRSFAPVREAHARMSLQVKVPGNVPVVLPALRNDAFDDAFDDSAPAF